Genomic segment of Synchiropus splendidus isolate RoL2022-P1 chromosome 4, RoL_Sspl_1.0, whole genome shotgun sequence:
AAGACAGAGGACAGCTTTATTTAAACGCTAACACTTGCACAGGGAGGTGAAATGCTGCTTAACGCTTTGGTGGATAATTGCAAACAAGTATTTGGAGGGAACACACGACACACCCTCTCAACGTAAACACTTCTTGGAATCACTACTTTAGGGGCTTGGTAAGCGttaaataatagaaatataaTTAAAGAATTGAATGTTTTCTTCTACATGCTATTAAACAAGACACTGGGAGCATCTGTCAATcttataatttctttttttttctttaatccaAAGTGATGTGCCAACATGCATTTTAtctagtacagtggtacctcggttctccatcgcgatccgttccagacggccgatcaagaagcgatttgttcaaactctgaatcgatttttcccattacaatgaatggaaaaagaaataatgcgttccaagccttaaaatagtcttttgtaggagtgaatgcagagtgtctgctgcaggtgcgctgttcctctatgtgtgtggccgctgcatgtgggaggggttgccgtgtgagtgacgtctctccagaagtgaagaggtgcccggtgcgtgtccagcccTGAATGTGCgcgtctgtgcagtttggctgtgacaaagtcataaaccaagtcacgctctgtccgagactcgtgacaacaggacatcaaaccctggagtgcttgctccagcctcggaggtgtcgagagcgagctACTACCtagggacacgtctgcatacagaggctgcgttatgtacaataacaaagtgcgtcgtgggtcggctgatcggtccgtgcacgttatgtttttttccaattttttcagaatccaaagcaaaaaaatctcaaaatttttgttcgaactccgatttgttcgaagtccgggacgtccaaaaaccgaggcaccactgtatctcATATCTCATAGTGCAATGAGCTAAAGcagacagcaggaggcagtaTTGTACTTGAGTTCCTACACACGCAAGGGAGGAGCGATTGAAGAAAGAGTTGTACGACATCGCAGATCGACGCATTCAGCACgcaaaatcaaaacaatgcCATATTGGCGGGAAACTGCGAGTAGAAGTCCTGAGTGTCAATCTACAGTGGACAGCTGTCATGTGCTGGGGGCGCCAAGGTAACATGCAGTTGACAGGCACTTTCATACCCACGGATCATTTTGACTCACCATATAACATCTGTATATTGAGCTCTCGGGCCTCACCAGTATGCTGACAAAGATGGATGTTACTTTGACTGATGAATGATGACGTGCTGTACAAGACATCAGCTTCTCCTCTTGTTGTCCTTTCACTATAATCCCTGAAATCTAATACTAAATAATCACCTTTTCACTTTTTACTCCTTCATACCTGTTGTTACGATCTCTGAGGCTGCAGAGAGCGTGGCGATATCTCAGCTCTGAAACTATTAAACACTTTTCTAATGGTATTAAACCAGGGGAAGAACAACACTACTGTGATGTGAGATGCTGTTTTTAGGAACCAGACTTCATGTTTGTGTACACGTGTCTGTGGTTTCCTCACTCTGAATCTCTCCTCCTCGTCCGCCAGCCGCTGTTTGAGCGTCTCGTTGATGGCGCACTgctccttccatttctcctccatcatggccagctcctccaccacagaTTTGGTCTTCTCTTTCTGCAGCTCCCCCACCACGctttcctccacctcctgccttTCGCCACCTTCGCTCACCTTTTCTACTTCGCTGCTCTCTATGGCGATTGACCTTTGGctctccacctccacccagCTGGACATCCTCAGGCTCTCCTCTGGAAGACTGATACTCATCGCCCTCTCCTCCATAAGGTTTTCTTCCATCACAGTTTCTAGCTTGATGCTCACTGTATGCTCGCTCtcatttgctgtgtgtgttcgAGCGTTGTACACGCTGTTGTTGAGCTCAGGGGAGATTGTCAATTCGGAGGCTTCTTGAAGGGCTGCAATATTTCCTACAAGAGGCAATAGAGTTTGTGTGAAATGCAGTTCCCCTCACAATTATACATTAAAATAGGTTTTAGTATTGTGTAGTCATACGATATACTGGTTACCTGCAGTGGGAGAATCTGGGCTGGGGGTGAGGGGCTCCAGTGTTGTCTCTGTCCATGCATTTCTCTTTGACTCCTAAACGTTGAACAAGGACAGCTAACAATTATAACTGGaccttatagactggtgcggcttatgtatgaaaaaaatccattttccttcttagttttgatgggtgcggctaatattccggtgcgctctgtagtccggaaaatacggtaatctAAATCAATTTATGTGAAATGCTTATTTAATTCTCCTGAAAACAGTCAAAGGTACTTCACATTCATCTTATGATCAGTCCACCCTGCGGTAGTCTATTAATATTCAATACTTCAAAATATAGTCACGTACCACTTGTGACTCTGGCGTGTTCAATTTGGCCACCTGCTTACGCAGCCGCTGGCACTCACGGTACTTTTCTTTGTAGTGCTCGGCAGCCATATGGAGGCgcagcttcagctcctccacctccctctgcAGCTCAGCTTCAGTCTCAGATGCTGCTACGATGCCAGTGCACGATTCCTCACCGGTGCAGACCCCCTGGAGCACATCCACAGAGAGAAGCTCTTTGGTTTTTACGTCATTTAAAATGCCCTGAACAATGATAATCGACTGCCTCTCGGGACAGAGACGGTGACTCAAGAACTTATCCCACCACTGACTGAACTGTCAGTAGAGGAGATAGTCAAATTCATCACTTACCACTTCCTTGTGGGCGATGCTTCTCAGTTGGTCAAGCTGGCTCTCCATGCGCTGGCACTCGGCTTGAGCGTCAGCTAAACTCTGCTGGAGCTTGTCCACTTCCAGGCGGGCCAGGTAATGCTCGCTCATCGTCTGATCTCTGGCGCTGGCTGAGTCCCGGAGCTCTGAGGCCAACATGGAAGCTTGTTGTCTGGATGCATGCAActgctcttcagcctgacggaGCTGCTCGCGCACACGAGCCAGCTCTGCCTGGAGGGATGCGGACAAACGCAGTGGGTCTCTGCTGCGATCATCTACCAACACAATATGGTTTCCATCTCATTCATGTTCCACCTTGTCTGCTTTGTGTGCCAGCAACTCTTTCTCCAGGTTGTCCCGCTGCACGACACAGGCCCGAagtctctccagctcctcctggaaCTGAGCAATGGTGACCTCTCGGTTCAGCTCCACCGCCTTGAGCATCTGCAGCTCAGCACTGAGCTTAGTGTTCTCCAACTCAGTGTTCCTCAGATGAGCCTGTGTGAAAtgtcccaaaaaaaaaatgagtgccAACAAGACTTAACAGGTGAAACGTGATCACCCACCTTGTAGTGGTCTCGCTCGTCCTTCTCGTTCTTCAGCTGGCTCTCCAGACTGTCGCGCTCTGCTGTCAGCTTTTTCAGACGGTCACGCAGGCTGAAAACCACAACTTCAGATCCATTTCACCAGTTCAAGAAATCAAGACTCaaattgtatttttgtgtttctgaacttgaattggaaaaaaagtgtcttAGATAATGATTAGTTATGCCCAGTACTGAACAACACTGTGGGTAAAAACAAAGATGTTGGTTGGAAATCAAACCCTTATACACAGCGTTTTAAGCTGTCAGCTTCTTCAGAAAAATGAAGGAGCGCCGGTGATTGATGGTGACAGCGGTGACACATCCTCCACTCACCAATCAAGCTCGGTTTCCTTCTGCAGGCCTCGCTGAGTCACGCCGAGCAggtcctcctccagctgacggacgcggtctgaggcctccgtcagcctcttcctcacctcctcccttTCCTCTGACAGGCCCTGTGATGAGCGCAGCAGCTCCTGCGGGGCAAAGCCAGACAGCTGGAGTAAACACTCTGCAGCGTGCACATCAGGCTTACGCAAAACTTCAAGATTAATGACAGCTGCCATTAACGTGTCACTTGAAGACATGACAGCAACATTTCATCTTTGACATTAAGCTGTGGTTTCAAAGGTCCACTTAgttgttttacatatttatctTTTATTGCCGTAGTGTTAATAAAACAAGCAGTAAATTGGACTGAATTCAATCTGTCAGCAAACACTCATCACTTTATTGGTTGTGTACAGAGCGTCATAGAACACAATGATGCAAGAGCATCAAGTTGGATTGACTAGACTGGATAGCAGACAATAAATAGTagacaataaataaagtgaactgaagttttattgaatgtgttttaaaacttTTGATATGCGTGCACCCACACAAAGAAATGATTTCATTCCACTTATTTTTTAGTGTTTTAATCCACGAAAACTAACAGATTTGGCCGGAACCAGAGGCGTTATGAGAAGTTGTTGATAGATTAGCTGGAGTTTTCAGTGGTTACTCATCATTCTAGACTGTCATACATGAAGCACAAATGCAGATGAGAATGGGAATAGGTCCAACGTAGAAAAACTCCCACGAAGAACAGGACAAATCGTGTTTCAACATGAGGTGATAAGAGCTACTAAATGAAATTGCAACACGGAGCATAAACAATCACATTTAATTTGAAATTTTAaatgtgatacaaatattttttttttttaaatgatgaaaacatgtatTCCTAGACATAAGCATTCCATGTTGCATTATTTTTTCGTTTCTCTACATTTTGGGTAATTAAATGATCATATAAGTTATTTTTACTTCTTCATCAATTGAGATGTCGTTCATGGAGCATTACTTTGGCATCTATTCTCTCTCCTGATATCGCCATGTGTTGGCTTGGCATCATGGCTGTAAACGTGTCAGCACCCTGTGCACGTCTAAGCATATTTTCAGTTGCTTGTAATTCTCTAATGTGCTGAAATAGGGAGGAGAAACGACAGGCTGGAAGACTAATCTGCATTAATGTTTACCATTCCGGAAGAAACGTAAATCACAGCCAAGTTATTCTGCAACTGTCTTTGCTGGCAGTGTCAGTTCATCAAACTCAAAAGCACTATAGACAGGAACTGACTTCGATTTGTCGAATCAGTTTTATTCTTATTTCTTTATtatcaagttttattttcaaaatttttatttcatattttcaaatCCTCTTTAAGTCCTTGAAATAGAGGTGTGAAGCTCAATCTGAACTGAAGTGTTAAATGTGCCGTGGGCTGAACAATATTTACTTCCACTCCATTAAGTGGGCATAAAAGTTCATAAGGATCAGTCACTCAGTACTTCTGCTTTCCTTTTCTATCTTTCAGCAAATTTAATACTCATCTGAAGATATTGCAATTTTGTTTTGCCAAATGTTGCAGTCTTAGTCCTGCTTTACAGTAAATATCCTAGGTTTTGTTCGTGTTGTCACCTCCATTGCTATAGGAACACATGACTACATATTGACACAGATAACACAACAACAACTCTCAGGACCAGGAATCAAAATAAAGCGCTGGGAAGAGCCCTGGCATTGTTGCAGAGCTTGAAAGTAAAGCTCTCTATTTCTAGAGTCACGGATGTTTGGGTTGTGTGAGTTGCTGCATTACAAGTACTTGTATAACATATTGAATATGCTACTGAAACGAGCTTtcctgaagacatttttttttctcaacaacaCCGGCAAGACCCGAATCACAGTTGCGATTGTGTCACCATTGTCCCAGGATTAATGATGGCTTACATGTGCTGGTTGGTCTGAGGAAATTGAACACATCAGGTCCATGTTGTCCCAGGCTGAAATTAATGTACTACACAGTATACTTAGACAGCTTCAGCCTGTCATTCAACTAACCTTAGAAAATGTGACGTAAGCTACACCTGCACATGTTCAATGTTGTCATGGTCAATCATTTTCGGTGTTTGACAGTGGGGCTAAATGCATCACGAAGTTACACAGACATGTTATACACTGTTCTCCTTACTAACTGCTTTAGTGCcaattattttaaatgataaaactgAGTACTTGAGTGGTCTTTCAATTCTCATTGAGTAATCTGCATTTAAAAAGACAGTAACTTCACTTGAGTGCAGTTGTTAACATCTGTACCCACCTCTGCTGATATGTTTGACACAACTCTGGCCCAGGAATGTCTTGGATAAGCGttgcaatttttaaaaaaatagatactCAAACACCTACCAGGAGAATGTTAACCCAAATATTAAGCACTTTCATTAACAAAATCAGACCAGTAACAACTGAAAATAGTGATAATGTTTTTAGTAAACTCAAGtgtttaaatgataaaaataacaaatgaacCCCATAAAACTGAATTGGTGTCATCACTCGGGGAATAAAGAACCTAAACCTAAATATATGAATAGTGAAATCATCAaattatgtttttaaatgtttacttTCAAGCAAAAATACTAATTCCAGTGACAGTTTATACACACCGTATATCAGTTAATCTTGCTAAACTAACTGTGGGGCAACATCAATACAAAGCCGAGCTGAGGATGTTTCAAGTTAAAACTTGCTGTTGATCACTATCAAGCCAAATGAAATTAGCTTGTGCAAGTTTTTGTTGACATAAAAACCTGTCACTGCACACACCCGCTGATCTATTTGCAGCGTGACACAAAGTAACAGTCAGGCAGTTGCATATTTAAGAAGAACACTTCATGTCGATCAATCCTGAACATACAGCTATCGACGCCCGGGGCATGTCTCCCTCTGGCCTTGACTTTGTGCCGATCGCTGTATGACTTTATGGTTGGGAAGCACTTTAGCAGCACGTAAAGACCTTATAAAAATTGCCGTCATAAAATTAGCAGCCACCAAATATGTACTTAAGTTTTCATGTTAAACTGAAGGGAAACGTTGATCAGGCACCCGCTAATGCAGCTACTGTAAAAGAgcatgacaaacacacacctacTCAACAAGTCGTATATCTGCAGCAGGACATGCTTGGTGAGTGAAAAGCAGCATGGTTATAACTcaactgtgtgtgcgtgtgtgtgtctgtgtattacCATGTAATTTATTTTGTCCATAAAAAGAGCTCGGGACTAACTCAAAGCAGGTTTGGGTCCTAACCTTGAAGCTGCACTAGAGGGCGATAAGAGACTAGATAGAGCTCAGTTTTCCTCTGGCCTCGCACTGTGGGAGCCCAATGAACGTTCATGTAAAAAGAGCTACAGATTTtgagcagagaggaaacaaaGCACGTCTCAGAACGTCTGCGTCGATTGTTTAACTGGTTTTAAATGAAACTTGATGTGTCAAATGAAGTGTAGATCCCGTCTAAATCAAGTGCCAGACTCCAGACGGGAAGATATTGATAGACAGGAAACACAGTGAGAAAACAGCGGCCACTGAATCGCGTGACTGAGTGGTGTTTGTCCCTGAGGCTGGGCAGGgctctttttttcagaaaagcGGTTTTGCGGACTACCCTCCTCTCATTCCACACACAGACTAAAAGCGTTTGCAAGCGGGTGGCAtaatgagtgtgtttgtgtttgtgagcgTGTGCACGCGGGCGCATGTGTGAATGCACATTAGAGGGGCCCTGTGGTGTAGAACCTGACTGTGAGGGCGAGAGTGAGGGGGGGAGgctgctgtgtgagtgtgtatgttgTTTGACGTCATGTTTGTTCACTGTGTGGTTAAGATGGCACCGGCCCTGAcgccagatgctggagaaaactCCGTCAAGTCCCCAATTCTGTTCCCGACCAACTGAGTCATGTCATTACAGCAGCCAGAGAAAGGAGTGAAAcatacagagacacacacacgccacagCTCATTGTTGAGCACATATAcacattattattcatatattcCTTCCTTTGAAGTTTGGCAGACCTGTGATCAGTGACATGCAACTGTCTCCTGCTATGTACACAACAGTTCAAAACCACATGCAGGTTCCAACTCTACCAAGCCACGttttgagaaaaacaaaacaaaacagtattgTCCAGTTTAAAATAAGTCAACTCATTTTAAAACTACGTTACGATCAATCAACCACAACTATTAcaaatatgaaacatttttgagcttaaaaaaagaaagaaagaaaatacatacaCACTTTTGTTAAAAGCTTTTTTTATCTGTTATTTGGATGAAGAAATATTTTGGGATTAATCAATCAAAATGAACGTACTTAAGTCCAAGCCctaataaaaaatatcaataaaaaattCATACATAATGTAGCTCTAGTGATAACCAATAATGTCTCTAACTACTTTTCAATAGTTAGggacattataaacaaataaataataatatgactAACTCATTAATTGTATTTTCATAAAGCAACAAACATATTTATAACATGAGGTGAATATATGATTATTTTCTTCTATATTCAAGTGTGTGGTGGTAAATTTGTATTGTGTTTTAACGTTCTGTTGAGGCCATAATTTAAGGCAATATATACCTGAAACCTTGACTTATAGAAAATTTCTGATTTAGCCAAAAAGATGATGAAATTAACAGGGTCAATTAATTCTTATTTTTTAGCTTGAACTGCTGGACAAACCTGATTGTGCGTCCGGAGCAGGCAGCATGTCTCCCtctcctgctccctctctctggccagacgcttctgctcctcctgtagctgctgcttctcttcctgAAGGAGGCGCATTGCTTTCAGCAGCTCCCGTCGCTCCAGTTGAGCCTCCTCCACTCTCTGTCAAAGAAGCGTTGGAACATTTCATCCTTGTGCAACGAGAACTCACAATGATGTGTggattgcatttattttaaacagatggcttcacagaaaagaCAACAAATAAAAGTACCATAAATAAAATCCTTGTGAATCACCACACTGCCGCTGTTTTAGCATCAGTGTTCTCAGTTCATTTTGATGAACTGCTTTTCCAAAGCGTAGTGTCAGAGACTATTCATTTTAGCATTACATGACCTATAATTTCATAGCTTCTGTAATGGGATGTGCCCTATTATTTTACACTGTTTCAACAGCATTCCTCTGGGTCCTTTGTTGTGTTACTTAACAGCAAAATGCTCACACATTTTTCCCAAAATATTCTAAAGAATTCTCTGCTTGCGCTGTTCCCACGACATGGATAGTGATTGACAAGTAGATGGCAAAGCAAGTGAGGGCATTAAAAAACCCTGGTTTGTTGGAACAGAGTCAGGTTACGCTTTCATCTCATTAAATTTGCGTCAGACGGAATGCGAGCACACAGCTGCTGTCAATCAAATCGCAGCCGTGTGGACACAAGCTGCTTGTCGGTGAACCTCTGCTCATGTAACACAGGCAGAAATATCCATTCAACTCACTGAATAATCATAGTGACTCGCAACATTTGAAGGGAGAACTGGTATTTTGCTTGCAAACATTTGTCCCACCTCCAGTAGGCCCGTCTTTGTGGTGACCACCAGGATGTCAGAGTTGCCCTCGTCTTCCGTAACAGTCAGCAGGTCTTCTGTGGGCGTGGCAGATCTGAACTGGAAGGGTGTGCTAGCTCCTCTGATATCACCAGAATGTGTGACATAACAGAACTGGTAGAACTCTCCATCGGATTTAGGAACATAGTAGCCTGCAAATAGAGGACATTTTAATTGAATAATAATTTTGGTTTATACATGTGAAACACATAATGATTCAAGACAGAGGAGGATTTAAGAcaaaaatcaaaacataaaagcaATTACAATCACCTGACTTGACAAAAACCCACAAATTTATGAGCCATTGACCACATTGATCACATGATGCAATAATTTATGCATGTAGTCGTAAGTCTTGACTTGCTTGACAGTTGTTATTTGGGTATATGTCAGCAAAGAACATTAGATCGGAAGTCAGGGTTCTTGCAGCGATTCCTCCTCCCCCGCACCAGAAGCCACTGTGTGGCATAGCAGACCAATCCATCAAGAGGACAAACAAAAAGGTGTCACCATTCCGACACTAGCCTCCAAATTAAAGCTGTGTATGGGCAGttatcttgcgatacgatacatatcctgatacaggagtgtGGATATGACACATTGCGATATATTGCAATACAGTCAATCCAGTAGGATTTTCAGTTAAACTTctcagtccaacagaggaatgaattgcTCCCACAGTCAACAAAAAACACCAGTGTGCAAAATGAAAACTTGTAGTAATAAACACGTGACAAATGCAGCATCATATCCAAgtgtctatgtattaaatactgatatagacaacttaaaatatcaagactaATCATACAAACAAGTATCGCGATAaatcagcaaaaatatcaacaCAATATCATGaaatcaagtattgcgatattggagtatattgatattttcttacaccacTACTACAAATTGATAAAAGCAACAGACAATATGCTCAGTGAAAAAAGGGATGAAAATGTGTAtgaatgttgaaatgttttcaatCAAACATCTtctaaaaaaaagcaaacttgATCTCCTCATTTTGTCACAACAAGTGTCACAAATTACAAGGACAGCAAACCTGACTGAACTGGAGCAATTTTATAAAAGCCTCATACAAAGTAGGCAGTGCTCATTGTacatcattgttttgtttagtaAAACCTCAGCTCAAACTGCAGTTCAATACAAGTTCTTAAACTTAACTCTGTCAACACATATTCACCTTGGGATAAGGAGTCCACCTTTTTACTGTCACCAGACATAACACAGCGTGTTGTCACTGCTTAATATTTGACCACTCCAGGTCCAGTAAAAGAATTTAGCAGCTTCCaatgagtgtgagtgtgtgtgtggtggttgaGGTGTTCAGGCCTGAGGCCGCAGTTTGTGGTTGTGTTCCCTTATTAAATAAAAGCACTGGTTCTTATATGCCTGTTAAAGGAGTAGCATTGGAGGTGTCTTCGTCAGGGAGGTgttgagagtgtgtttgtgatgtACCTTGGAAAATCACCGTCCTGTGCACAGTACTTCCTGGTTGGTAATTTTCAGGCATTGGAGACCACAAGAAGGTGTAATAATCCCGGGCTGTGCTCCAACCCACCTGAGGAAGTATCACAAATGTTTGGCTTaaaagcaaaacacacaaagatttAAGGTATCAACAGGAGATTCCCTAGAGAAAAAAAGGTCCTC
This window contains:
- the LOC128758220 gene encoding tax1-binding protein 1 homolog A-like → MSSFQVVDSSPGSSVSIMEKSNFAHVIFQNVEKSFLPQAPLECHYTLTSYIIPNPKDWVGIFKVGWSTARDYYTFLWSPMPENYQPGSTVHRTVIFQGYYVPKSDGEFYQFCYVTHSGDIRGASTPFQFRSATPTEDLLTVTEDEGNSDILVVTTKTGLLERVEEAQLERRELLKAMRLLQEEKQQLQEEQKRLAREREQERETCCLLRTHNQELLRSSQGLSEEREEVRKRLTEASDRVRQLEEDLLGVTQRGLQKETELDCLRDRLKKLTAERDSLESQLKNEKDERDHYKAHLRNTELENTKLSAELQMLKAVELNREVTIAQFQEELERLRACVVQRDNLEKELLAHKADKAELARVREQLRQAEEQLHASRQQASMLASELRDSASARDQTMSEHYLARLEVDKLQQSLADAQAECQRMESQLDQLRSIAHKEVGVCTGEESCTGIVAASETEAELQREVEELKLRLHMAAEHYKEKYRECQRLRKQVAKLNTPESQVESKRNAWTETTLEPLTPSPDSPTAGNIAALQEASELTISPELNNSVYNARTHTANESEHTVSIKLETVMEENLMEERAMSISLPEESLRMSSWVEVESQRSIAIESSEVEKVSEGGERQEVEESVVGELQKEKTKSVVEELAMMEEKWKEQCAINETLKQRLADEEERFRVHMAERASEVMELKHNLAQALKDKEHLQEELQRLVSRQKEATGAESKKPLVLRYPLPYPQQPSPPPLVPQRPAELQFGNPYSTDPLDDGTDVSLSPEQLIRPPPEAPPCAPPCAPPVTPPNPAAPGWEAVVCIQPSRTTSPLESSEKPAEEAAKVGEAAVPCCDYQASRPSDTRRSFCFDSSNGDAHKRCPLCSVIFPPHFEQRSFEQHVESHWKVCPVCAQQFPLDCQQQAFERHVLTHFDGHVLNFEQIE